One window of Amaranthus tricolor cultivar Red isolate AtriRed21 chromosome 13, ASM2621246v1, whole genome shotgun sequence genomic DNA carries:
- the LOC130797787 gene encoding monothiol glutaredoxin-S6-like, translated as MDTLRPLVDEMPVVIFIKSQSDPVSHSMKQLFSSYGANPIVYVLNKLEKGQDVKYALQMMGQNPSNIPAIFIGGDFIGGANEVIGLQIRGELVHKLINAIAIWV; from the coding sequence atgGATACTTTGAGGCCATTGGTAGATGAAATGCCTGTAGTAATATTCATTAAAAGCCAATCAGATCCTGTAAGCCATTCCATGAAGCAGCTTTTTAGTAGCTATGGTGCAAATCCTATAGTGTATGTGCtgaataaattagaaaaaggtCAAGACGTCAAATATGCCCTTCAAATGATGGGGCAGAACCCAAGTAATATTCCAGCCATTTTTATTGGAGGAGATTTCATTGGTGGAGCTAATGAAGTTATTGGCCTTCAAATTCGAGGGGAACTTGTGCACAAATTGATTAATGCTATAGCTATCTGGGTTtga